Sequence from the Tolypothrix sp. NIES-4075 genome:
AGCATTATGAGTACAATCGGTTATTGAATCAGGTGTCTACAGAAAATAGCAATCCTAGTAGCAAATCGAATACAGTTCAAAGAGCCTTTGTAAGGAAGAATGTTGTTAATCTTACTCCTGAGGAAAGAACAGCATTCGTCAACGCTTTACATACCTTAAAAAAAACAATTCCAGAAGGCAGTACAGTCAGTATCTATGACCAGTTTGTTGCAACGCACGAAGGATTAATGACATTTCAGCCAACGCTAATGCAAGATGACAAGGGAAACCTAATGCCAATGCCACCTACTGGAGTAGGTCCAGCTAGTGAGGCTAATCCCGGTCATGGAAATGATGCATTTCTGCCGTGGCATCGCGAATTCATATCTCGATTTGAACAAGTTTTGCAATCAGTAGATCCTAGTGTAACGCTTCCTTATTGGGATTGGACAGATCCTAAAGCTTTAGATGTTATCTTTCAACCAGACTTTTTAGGTACAAAGGGAGAAGGAACCATAAATATCCCAGGTATTGGAGTTTTTCAAGGAGGTCCTGTTGGTGGTAATTTCTCAGAAGCCAATGGGTGGGTTCTAAATAAAGACATAAATATTGACACTTTAGGACACCAACATGGAAGCGCACTTATACGATTTCTACAGACACCGCCCACAGATAAATACCCTCTATCTAAAACAGATATGGATAAAATCCTTTCCTACGACTCCTACGACGAATACCAATACCGCCTCCCTGGTGATGGTAATCCCCACAACGGTAACTTCTACACTAAACCCAGTTTTCGTCCTGCTATAGAAGGAAATTTTAGGGAGGATGACCAGGGGAACTTAAAACCAGGATTCTATATGCATAACTATATGCATGGACTAGTCGGTGGGCAACTTACTGATGGCAGCTTAGACTCTTTTGGAAGACCTAAGATTACTGGGCTTTTAGGCACAATGAACTTTGCCAGTGTTACCTACGATCCAGCCTTCTGGCTGATCCACTCCAATTTGGACCGTCTCTGGGCTCAATGGCAGGAAAATGGGCATACAGGTAGCGATTTTTATCCTTCGGAGGGTCAGCCTTATGGACACAATCTCAAGGACCCAATGTGGCCTTGGGATGGAGGTCAGTCCACCCCCGGGCTGCTCGCATCAGTGAATTTACAACCTTACTTACTAAGTTTTGCACCCGAAGATATTGTCACACCTCGAGACACTTTAGACTTGAAGCGTTATGGCTACACCTATGACATCCTTACAACTTCTCCCGAACTCGCTTCATCAGTAGATAGCTTGGATATCGAGGCTACGCAAAACAAAGTTTTATCTGTAAGACTAGTATCTCAGCCTTCAAAGCCTGTTATAGAAACACCAGCGCAGTGACTGGGGTTCTGGTAGCAATGGAACAGGAATGTACGTTAAGCCCAAGATGCCTACTGTAATTGAGTGTCTATTCCTGTGATAAAGATTGTTACAAAGAAAGGCAGAGGGCAGAGGCCAGAAGGCACTTATGAAAGAAGCATCAATAAAAACTTACTTTGTGGGTATAAAGCCCAGTTTAAAAGAAGAATTGTATCGAGACGCGTAGCGCGTTCCGACAAAGCGTCCTTGCTTCAATCCCACGTTTTTAAACGTGGGTTCCCTTCTGCCTTCTGAATACAGGAAAAATGCACTCATTGCCCGAATAAACCGCGATCATGAGGCATTTAAGAAGGTAGAAATTTTATTGTTATCACAGGAATCGGTCGGAGCGCGTACATTTTGGTTCCAATGCTACTCGCAGGCGTGACTTTAGAGTTTTTTCACAATCTGTTCGCACCAGACTTTTAGTTAAGAAACTTAACAAGTTATCAAGTTTTGGAATGCTGAATGATTAGGACTGTCCCGTTCGTGGGGTCTATCAGCCATGAATTCTATTCCTGCATCCATCAAACCGTTCCTTCCACTATTGCATCCACTGCTCATGTGGGTCATCCTGGCACTCACCCTGTACACCCTCTATCTGGGTATTCAAATCAGTCGGCTCCGGTCAGCTAATGAAGAAGTCAAAGATAAACTAGTTGATAGTCGCTTCCCCGTCAAACATTACCAAATGGGTTCTATAAGCGCAACAGCTTATATCTGCCTACTTCAGCAGTTAAGTTGATAGCACCTTTAAGAGGTCTGATGAACCAAGAGAAGCTTATACAAATTGACACTGAACTGATTGCGCTACTGGGCAAAAGAATTGCTGTCTTGGCAGAATTAGAACCTCCTTGCCTAGATGAACAATCAGACAATCTTACACCACTCCTTACTCAAGCTGGTGTTCCAGAGTTTGTTTGGAAAAACATAGTTATAAGTTGTGTTGCTGCCCTTGCGACTGCATCCTCACACTCAGCTAATATTAAACCGCGACGGCTTACTGTAATTGGCGGGCGTGGTATGATGGGGCAGTTCTTCACTTCTCGGCTTTCTGCAGCAGGGCACAAGGTAAATATTCTCGAAGAAAATGACTGGGATTGTGCTGACAGACTGCTGGCTGAGGTGGATCTGGTATTAATCTGTGTTCCCATTGAACATACGCTAGATGTCATCCGGAAGGCAGTTCTGTACCTCGATCCGACCACAGCGTTGGCTGACATCACCAGCATAAAAGCCCCGGTATTCCGAGCGATGCTAGACCAGCATACAGGACCTGTACTGAGCTTACACCCAATGTTTGGCTCTGGCATCAAATCGTTCTTGTCGCAAAACGTTGTAGTCTGTCCGGGTCGTCAATCTGAGGCATTCAAATGGCTCCTAGAACTCATCGAAACTGAGGGGGGTAAAATTATTGTATGCACACCCGAAGAGCACGACCGGATGATGTTAATTATTCAGACGATCCGGCACTTTTGTGCCTTTAGCCTTGGTGTGTTCTTAGCGCAAGAAGGGATTGATATAGGTCGCAGCTTAGAGTTTTCTAGCCCACCATATCGTCTGGAACTCGATCTGGTCAGCCGTCTGTTCACCCAAGACGTGTCCTTGCATATAAACATCATGCTAGCTTCTGAAGACCGACGTCAGGCTATTAGCAAGTTAGCGAACACTTACAGCCGCCTGGCACATCTGGTGGTACAGAAAGACCAAGCAGCCATAAAACGCGAGTTTGAGAAAAGCTACGGTGTTTTTAGAGCAGGGGCTGCTCGCGCTCTTAAGGAAAGCGATCTGATCATTGACTACCTAAGCATACTCTTGGCAGCTAACGAGGTTGAACAGGTTTAGCTGACTTTTGCAAAAGATGCCCATGAACAGAATTCACAAGGCAAGGAAGATGTTATGGTTCGAGCGCTCAAGACTAAGCGAGTTACCAAATCGGTTCGTCAGTTTCGGGATGCTGAGGTGACGCAGCAGCAGATTCTTGATGCCGCAGAACTGGAGTTTGCTAGGCTTGGTCTCAAAGGTGCTCGATTGAGTGCGATCGCCGATTGTGCCCGCATTACAACTGGCACAATTCATTACTACTTCGAGAATAAACAGGGTTTATACAAAGCCGTGTTGCAGCGCCCGATCAATGAAGTTCAGGCAATGGTCGATCAACTGAATCTCGATATGAAGCCACCTGAAGATGCACTCAAGCATATCATCCGAACCGCAATTGCCTACCAAACTACCAATCCCCATCATCAAATGCTCTGCTTTCAAGAAGCCAGTCAAAATCAAGGCTTGTATTTCAAGCAGGATAACTGGTGGAGTTTACACGAGCACCTTCTCAAAATTCTCGAGCGCGGTATGGCAGAGGGGTGTTTCCGTCATCTCGATCCACACTTAACCCTGACTCATATCCTTGGCGTTTGCATTTTCTACTTCACTATGCACGAAAACTGGAAACACTTGACCCCTAACATTAATCATCTCAGTCCAGAAATGCTGGAACAGCATACCCAGGCGGCGATCAAATTTGTTTTGGCAGGTGTGAAGAAAACTTCGTGCTCTGGAGATTATTGAGTTTAGGGCTTATGCCAGGGCAAACGCATCTAAATTGGCTCAAAAAATGAGGTAAGGTAGAAGGCTAGCATTTTTGACAGCTTTTCAGGCGTTCGGTGCATCCACTACTTATGGTTCCAAGTTTCGACGATACCATCCTCAAATACTTTTCTTGCCTAGAAGACCCAAGAATTGAGCGAACCAAATAGCATCTCTTGATAGATATTATTGCGATCGCAATTTTAGCGGTCATCAGTGGGGCAGATAGCTGGGTAGCAATTGAAACTTATTCAAAATCCAAACGGGAATGGCTGGAAACATTTCTGACATACCCAACGGTCTTCCCTCCCATGACACGATTGCAAGAGTATTTGCAAGATTAAATACCCAAGCGTTTGAGCAATGCTTTCATCAATGGGTAGAGTCGATTAGCGAAGCTATTAGTGCCCAAGTTATACCTATTGATGGGAAAACAGTGCGACAATCGTTTGAGGAGAGCGATTTTTTTCGGGGGAGATGGGACTGGCAATGCGGTAAGATGACCCAATGTCAGATTCTGAGCAACAACTTGTCATCTACCAGCTAAAAATTTTTATCCTGGGCACTGGAGTTTAGACTAGTTCCCGGTGCGAAACTAGTGAGACAAGAAAGAAAAAATATTCTTAAAGCTTGAATGAAAAACATAAAATGCAGAGTGATAAAAGCAAAGAAATAAATTGTATGAAAATTCAACTATTCGGAAAAATAAAGTAATGTTAATTAAGTAGGTTATTGTTGGTTATCAAATGGTAGTTGAATTTGGTTAACATTCCCTAGTTTGAGAAACTAAACATCGACTGATAATGGTCAAATTATGTGCGATTACTCCCCAGCCCACCCAACGTTCAAATCCCATATCTCCTCTATACAAACAACGTTGGAAACCAAAGCACCGTTTCAAAAAACTAATACGTCCTTCTACACCGTTATGCCAATGACGACCCTTTCTAAAATTTCTCTTTCTTTCAGCTTGAATTCGTTGCTTACTTCTGTAACCTCCTTTAGGTAATATGACTTGTTTTATTCCTAATGATTGGGCATAGTTTTCATTACTTTGAGAATAAACACCTCTATCACTAGAAACTAGTTTAGGCGGATAGCCAAAATTTTC
This genomic interval carries:
- a CDS encoding prephenate dehydrogenase/arogenate dehydrogenase family protein; amino-acid sequence: MNQEKLIQIDTELIALLGKRIAVLAELEPPCLDEQSDNLTPLLTQAGVPEFVWKNIVISCVAALATASSHSANIKPRRLTVIGGRGMMGQFFTSRLSAAGHKVNILEENDWDCADRLLAEVDLVLICVPIEHTLDVIRKAVLYLDPTTALADITSIKAPVFRAMLDQHTGPVLSLHPMFGSGIKSFLSQNVVVCPGRQSEAFKWLLELIETEGGKIIVCTPEEHDRMMLIIQTIRHFCAFSLGVFLAQEGIDIGRSLEFSSPPYRLELDLVSRLFTQDVSLHINIMLASEDRRQAISKLANTYSRLAHLVVQKDQAAIKREFEKSYGVFRAGAARALKESDLIIDYLSILLAANEVEQV
- a CDS encoding DUF4079 family protein, which codes for MNSIPASIKPFLPLLHPLLMWVILALTLYTLYLGIQISRLRSANEEVKDKLVDSRFPVKHYQMGSISATAYICLLQQLS
- a CDS encoding tyrosinase family protein, which codes for MKIPQKIFKTIAISITALAISITATLGIFVNPVLANNGKHYEYNRLLNQVSTENSNPSSKSNTVQRAFVRKNVVNLTPEERTAFVNALHTLKKTIPEGSTVSIYDQFVATHEGLMTFQPTLMQDDKGNLMPMPPTGVGPASEANPGHGNDAFLPWHREFISRFEQVLQSVDPSVTLPYWDWTDPKALDVIFQPDFLGTKGEGTINIPGIGVFQGGPVGGNFSEANGWVLNKDINIDTLGHQHGSALIRFLQTPPTDKYPLSKTDMDKILSYDSYDEYQYRLPGDGNPHNGNFYTKPSFRPAIEGNFREDDQGNLKPGFYMHNYMHGLVGGQLTDGSLDSFGRPKITGLLGTMNFASVTYDPAFWLIHSNLDRLWAQWQENGHTGSDFYPSEGQPYGHNLKDPMWPWDGGQSTPGLLASVNLQPYLLSFAPEDIVTPRDTLDLKRYGYTYDILTTSPELASSVDSLDIEATQNKVLSVRLVSQPSKPVIETPAQ
- a CDS encoding TetR/AcrR family transcriptional regulator; protein product: MVRALKTKRVTKSVRQFRDAEVTQQQILDAAELEFARLGLKGARLSAIADCARITTGTIHYYFENKQGLYKAVLQRPINEVQAMVDQLNLDMKPPEDALKHIIRTAIAYQTTNPHHQMLCFQEASQNQGLYFKQDNWWSLHEHLLKILERGMAEGCFRHLDPHLTLTHILGVCIFYFTMHENWKHLTPNINHLSPEMLEQHTQAAIKFVLAGVKKTSCSGDY